One stretch of Bacillus spongiae DNA includes these proteins:
- a CDS encoding heavy metal translocating P-type ATPase has product MNEYRLQGLSCGNCAREMEEAINKLENGEGSRILYNSSKLILTNEVDLQKVEKILSADGAIIVKEGDYDSMDHTHSHDRTDRMKILLGLSTIIFLAAIYVDTQVQTNIPVIMYLTAAALSGYPTFIKGAKNLVQLKFNIDTLMTIALIGAFSIGEWKEGTLVAILFGVNELLEGLGMAKARKSMEELLKVAPKEAILLENGHERIVPIETLRKGDVVLVKSGQKIPSDGIVVSGRSSVNEAAITGEAMPVEKEKNEKVFGGSINNEGVLKVSITKEYKDSSLAKILHLVEEAQETKTPTEQFINRFAKYYTPLIMVVSLLVMVIPPLIIGGDWGIWFYQGLAVLIVGCPCALILSSPIAIVSGIARNAKNGILVKGGVFLEQLGKINTVAFDKTGTLTKGHPYVEKMFVYDEKRFFSIAGSIEKNSTHPIAKAVMEKVNEQGILFIEPDDIRTISGQGVTAVINGKEYTVGNEQSLHFPLPDDVAANIQLLKDEGYTLVIVSDKVTVLGVFGVTDEIRQESKEIINQLYSAGINNTVMLTGDHDKTAEKVAKQVGLTHYYASLLPEDKVAKVKELTKRGKVAMVGDGINDAPALATADLGIAMGKGTDSAIETADIVLMQDHLGKLPSAVKISKRVNNIIKLNLSLALGLKLIALLLTIPGWLTLWIAILSDMGATILVTLISLTIMIGETK; this is encoded by the coding sequence ATGAATGAGTATAGGTTACAAGGTCTCTCTTGTGGAAACTGTGCAAGAGAGATGGAGGAAGCAATAAATAAATTAGAGAATGGGGAAGGGTCAAGGATTCTCTACAATAGTAGTAAACTGATTCTAACTAATGAGGTTGATTTGCAAAAAGTAGAGAAAATTCTCTCGGCGGATGGAGCCATCATTGTCAAAGAAGGCGATTATGATTCAATGGATCATACCCACTCGCATGACCGAACAGATCGTATGAAAATCTTGCTTGGCCTATCAACAATCATTTTCTTAGCAGCCATTTATGTTGATACACAAGTTCAAACGAATATACCAGTCATTATGTATTTAACTGCTGCGGCTTTAAGTGGATACCCAACCTTTATTAAAGGGGCAAAAAATCTAGTTCAGCTCAAGTTTAACATCGATACGCTCATGACCATTGCTTTAATTGGTGCTTTTTCTATCGGAGAATGGAAAGAAGGTACGTTAGTAGCCATTTTATTCGGTGTAAATGAATTACTAGAAGGCTTGGGGATGGCGAAGGCTAGAAAGTCAATGGAGGAATTATTAAAGGTTGCCCCGAAGGAAGCGATTCTGCTTGAGAACGGGCATGAAAGAATCGTCCCTATTGAAACACTTAGGAAGGGGGATGTAGTTCTCGTCAAATCAGGTCAAAAAATCCCTTCTGATGGGATAGTCGTCTCAGGAAGAAGTTCAGTGAATGAAGCAGCCATCACAGGGGAAGCGATGCCTGTAGAAAAAGAAAAAAATGAGAAAGTATTTGGGGGGAGTATTAATAACGAAGGTGTGCTCAAAGTAAGCATTACGAAAGAGTATAAGGACTCCTCCTTGGCCAAAATCCTTCATTTAGTTGAAGAAGCACAGGAAACGAAAACACCAACTGAACAATTTATTAATCGATTTGCTAAATACTACACGCCGCTAATTATGGTCGTTTCCCTTTTAGTCATGGTGATTCCCCCACTCATTATCGGAGGTGATTGGGGGATATGGTTTTACCAAGGGTTAGCCGTTCTTATTGTTGGTTGTCCTTGCGCTTTAATTCTTTCGTCCCCCATTGCTATTGTTTCAGGAATAGCACGTAATGCTAAAAATGGAATTCTAGTAAAGGGAGGGGTATTCCTTGAGCAGCTTGGAAAAATTAATACCGTTGCGTTTGACAAGACAGGGACATTAACAAAAGGTCATCCTTATGTAGAAAAGATGTTCGTCTATGATGAAAAGCGATTTTTCTCCATTGCTGGTTCGATTGAAAAGAATTCTACCCACCCTATTGCAAAAGCTGTAATGGAAAAGGTTAATGAACAAGGTATTCTGTTTATTGAGCCAGACGACATTCGTACCATTTCAGGTCAAGGTGTGACTGCTGTAATCAATGGCAAAGAGTATACAGTAGGGAATGAACAAAGCCTCCATTTCCCATTGCCTGACGATGTCGCAGCAAACATTCAACTGTTAAAAGATGAAGGCTATACACTTGTCATTGTTTCAGATAAAGTCACTGTATTAGGCGTGTTTGGTGTAACGGATGAAATTAGACAGGAGAGTAAAGAAATTATTAATCAGCTTTATTCAGCTGGGATTAACAATACCGTTATGTTAACGGGAGACCATGATAAGACAGCAGAAAAGGTAGCAAAACAGGTAGGGCTTACTCATTATTATGCGAGTCTATTACCAGAGGATAAAGTAGCGAAAGTGAAAGAGCTGACGAAACGTGGAAAAGTAGCCATGGTAGGTGATGGGATTAATGATGCTCCTGCATTAGCAACAGCCGATCTAGGTATTGCTATGGGGAAAGGAACGGATAGTGCAATTGAAACAGCCGATATCGTCTTAATGCAAGATCATTTAGGGAAACTCCCCTCTGCTGTAAAAATTTCGAAGAGGGTAAATAATATTATTAAGTTAAACCTTTCATTAGCTTTAGGCTTAAAACTTATTGCTTTATTACTAACTATTCCAGGCTGGCTTACCCTTTGGATTGCTATTTTATCAGATATGGGTGCAACGATTTTGGTTACGTTAATTAGCTTGACGATTATGATTGGAGAGACGAAATAA